From a region of the Pontibacillus yanchengensis genome:
- a CDS encoding aminopeptidase: MIKDIYEFVSETQLKKYAELAVQAGVNLQKNQLLVIHSDIQNATFARLIQTVAYEAGASNVFIDWTDEQSTKEFYMNAADSFIDHFPDWQAARFKEWEDAGAAYIHIISENLDVFDEVSTERVTRYQKASRTKLRDYYAKIRSHEVRWCLLAVPNVVWATKVFPNLTTDEALQSLWKLILKGSRADGENPIKDWESHNRAFESRKKFLNESQFEALHFTNSRGTDLLVGLPKNHLYIGGGVIDKNGIPFFPNIPTEEIFTAPHKNKVNGKLVGTKPLIYGGSVIDEFYLIFKDGRITDYYAEKGQEVLQNLIETDEGSHYLGEIALVSNKSPLSQADTLIYNTLFDENTSCHIGIGNASPSNIQNGIDQSEEELKIAGLNTSILLVNVTFGTGDMKVEGIKEGESKVLLMKDGDFQF; encoded by the coding sequence ATGATTAAAGATATATATGAATTTGTAAGTGAAACACAGTTAAAAAAGTATGCAGAACTTGCTGTACAAGCTGGTGTAAATCTGCAGAAAAATCAATTATTGGTTATTCATAGTGATATACAAAATGCTACGTTTGCACGTCTGATCCAAACGGTAGCTTACGAGGCAGGAGCTTCAAATGTATTTATAGATTGGACAGATGAACAGTCCACTAAAGAATTTTACATGAATGCAGCAGATAGTTTCATTGATCATTTTCCTGATTGGCAGGCTGCCCGTTTTAAGGAGTGGGAGGATGCAGGTGCTGCTTACATTCATATTATTTCTGAAAACTTAGATGTCTTTGATGAAGTTTCTACAGAAAGGGTAACTCGATACCAAAAAGCTTCTCGTACCAAATTAAGAGATTATTATGCGAAAATTAGATCCCACGAGGTACGCTGGTGTCTCCTAGCTGTCCCAAACGTTGTATGGGCAACTAAAGTATTTCCTAACCTAACTACAGATGAAGCTTTACAATCATTATGGAAATTAATTTTAAAAGGATCTCGGGCAGATGGGGAAAATCCTATAAAAGATTGGGAGAGTCATAATAGAGCCTTCGAGTCTCGAAAAAAGTTCCTAAACGAGAGCCAATTTGAAGCCCTGCATTTTACAAATAGCCGTGGAACTGATTTACTAGTTGGTCTACCTAAAAATCATCTGTATATCGGTGGGGGGGTCATAGATAAAAATGGAATACCTTTCTTTCCGAATATTCCTACGGAAGAAATATTTACTGCTCCCCATAAAAATAAGGTGAATGGCAAATTGGTAGGTACTAAACCTCTTATCTATGGAGGAAGTGTCATTGATGAATTTTATCTAATTTTTAAAGATGGACGGATTACTGACTATTATGCCGAAAAGGGACAGGAAGTGTTACAAAATCTCATTGAAACAGATGAAGGTTCACATTATCTTGGTGAAATTGCCTTAGTATCTAATAAATCTCCTCTTTCTCAGGCAGATACTCTTATTTACAATACCTTGTTTGATGAAAATACGTCCTGTCATATTGGAATCGGAAATGCATCTCCCTCCAATATTCAAAATGGCATTGACCAATCTGAGGAAGAGTTGAAGATAGCGGGTTTGAATACTTCAATTTTGTTAGTCAATGTGACATTTGGTACCGGAGATATGAAAGTAGAGGGTATTAAAGAAGGTGAATCTAAAGTCCTGCTAATGAAGGATGGGGATTTCCAATTTTAA
- a CDS encoding AAA family ATPase yields the protein MQLNKEIWKWSSTIPDWQNDLLRRLYEKNELNDEELNQVQVNILSSVGIHYREPIISKLSKGAIPDKNLDKGIKLKSLDNMVNVAAVDQQYGIEFNTEGLTVIYGDNSAGKSSYAKVLKQACRAVDNITKIYPNIYREDSESVGTAEIQIIDENQNVHYIQRDMNTSPERQLSHISIYDSKCGQIYAETENSVVFIPSELQIFNSLATIQNRAKENLNAEKDSLKETEPKIPTFKEETKVKSLIDNISKNTKYEVVEDLCTFTVEDENRLEQINKDLTVLSESNPQKHLKDLDRKIKDAKMYQQDIREVVNGLKDANIDAFLHNHSCYKDAKETLRIATEEAFNKQPLNGVGSNPWMNLWATARKYHEVAYKETEFPNTEVGAKCLLCQQDLNESGKNRLNTFEDFIQSTISKEKDEYEKSLKEYIKVFKSLPLEKIKNASIRDYLQYDTPLLETSINELIHSAHEIVSKATNAESEGNIELQYLNKFPIEEIENWIRDKDLELEYRKKLAESDNREELKREKVEYEAKEQAAKVKSEIKTLVDIKVKEEKYDKAISLLSTTNITRKYNELASAFISNHFKNQIEKELKHLRCDNVLFDIKSRGVKGQTTIKLTIDTDNKADLVDVFSEGEQKALSLAFFLAEVSSMENKGGIILDDPVSSFDQGRREYVAQRLIEESENRQVIVFTHDIVFLHMLEKFGELRQVNIKRNVVRRIGKTAGIISDDLPWVAQNVKKRIGYLKNELQLLKRKQEELNPDKYSLEVKSWYSLLREAWERSVEELMLGGVIERFDSSVKTQQLRKAKVSDELIQKVEKGMTKSSTMVHDESRAIGRITPSLEEMENDLKDLEEFKKEFK from the coding sequence GTGCAACTTAATAAAGAGATATGGAAATGGTCAAGCACCATCCCTGATTGGCAAAATGATTTATTAAGGAGGCTGTATGAAAAAAACGAACTTAATGATGAAGAACTGAATCAAGTACAAGTAAATATATTATCAAGTGTAGGCATTCACTATAGAGAACCAATCATAAGTAAGTTGTCTAAAGGTGCAATACCTGACAAGAATTTAGACAAAGGAATCAAGCTTAAATCCTTAGATAATATGGTAAATGTAGCTGCAGTGGATCAGCAATATGGTATTGAATTTAATACAGAAGGTCTAACAGTAATTTACGGTGATAACTCGGCTGGTAAATCAAGTTATGCTAAGGTTTTAAAGCAAGCTTGTCGTGCAGTTGATAATATTACTAAAATTTATCCAAACATATATAGAGAGGATAGCGAAAGTGTAGGTACTGCTGAGATACAAATTATTGATGAGAATCAAAATGTTCATTACATACAAAGGGATATGAATACGTCCCCTGAGAGACAGTTATCACATATAAGTATTTATGATTCTAAGTGTGGACAGATATACGCAGAAACAGAAAATAGTGTTGTTTTTATACCGAGTGAACTACAAATATTTAATTCGTTAGCAACAATCCAGAATAGAGCAAAAGAAAATCTTAATGCAGAAAAAGATTCTCTTAAAGAGACTGAACCCAAAATTCCAACATTTAAAGAAGAAACAAAAGTAAAATCTCTAATCGATAATATTTCAAAAAACACAAAATATGAGGTAGTTGAAGACCTTTGTACCTTTACAGTTGAAGATGAAAATAGATTGGAACAAATAAATAAGGATTTAACTGTGTTATCTGAATCAAATCCTCAAAAACATTTAAAAGATCTAGATAGAAAGATAAAAGATGCGAAAATGTATCAACAAGATATTAGAGAAGTAGTTAATGGATTGAAGGATGCTAATATTGATGCTTTTTTACATAATCATAGTTGTTATAAAGATGCGAAAGAAACACTTCGTATAGCTACGGAAGAAGCTTTTAATAAACAACCATTAAACGGCGTTGGTTCAAATCCATGGATGAACCTATGGGCTACCGCAAGGAAGTACCATGAAGTTGCGTATAAAGAAACAGAGTTCCCAAACACAGAAGTAGGAGCCAAGTGCTTGTTATGTCAGCAAGATTTAAATGAATCGGGAAAAAATAGGCTGAATACTTTTGAGGACTTCATTCAAAGTACCATCTCAAAAGAGAAAGATGAATATGAAAAGTCACTAAAAGAATATATTAAAGTATTTAAATCTCTGCCATTAGAAAAAATTAAAAATGCTTCCATAAGAGATTATTTACAATACGATACCCCTCTGTTGGAAACAAGTATTAATGAATTAATTCACTCAGCTCATGAAATTGTATCAAAAGCAACAAATGCTGAAAGTGAAGGAAATATTGAACTGCAATATTTGAACAAATTTCCCATAGAAGAAATAGAAAATTGGATAAGAGATAAGGACTTAGAGCTAGAATACAGAAAAAAACTTGCGGAATCTGATAATAGAGAAGAGTTAAAAAGAGAGAAAGTTGAGTATGAAGCAAAGGAACAAGCCGCTAAAGTAAAAAGTGAAATTAAAACCTTAGTGGATATAAAAGTTAAGGAAGAAAAGTATGATAAAGCAATAAGTCTATTATCTACTACTAATATCACTAGAAAGTACAATGAATTAGCTTCAGCTTTTATTTCAAATCATTTTAAAAATCAAATTGAAAAGGAATTAAAACACCTTCGTTGTGACAATGTTTTGTTTGATATCAAGAGTAGAGGAGTTAAGGGTCAAACTACAATAAAATTAACAATCGATACAGACAATAAAGCTGATTTAGTTGATGTTTTTAGTGAAGGTGAACAAAAGGCGCTGTCATTAGCTTTCTTTCTAGCTGAGGTTTCATCAATGGAGAATAAAGGTGGAATTATTCTAGATGATCCTGTTTCTTCATTTGATCAAGGGCGTAGAGAATATGTAGCTCAAAGGCTTATAGAAGAATCTGAAAATAGACAAGTAATAGTATTTACTCATGATATTGTTTTCTTACACATGCTCGAAAAGTTCGGTGAATTAAGGCAAGTTAACATTAAACGAAATGTTGTGCGAAGAATTGGTAAAACAGCCGGTATTATTTCTGATGATCTTCCTTGGGTGGCCCAAAATGTGAAGAAAAGAATAGGATATTTAAAGAATGAGTTACAATTATTGAAGAGAAAACAGGAAGAGTTAAATCCTGATAAATATTCTTTAGAAGTAAAGAGTTGGTATTCCCTACTTAGAGAAGCTTGGGAAAGGTCAGTTGAAGAGTTAATGCTAGGTGGGGTAATAGAAAGGTTTGATTCTAGTGTGAAAACTCAACAGTTAAGGAAAGCGAAAGTAAGTGATGAATTGATTCAAAAAGTTGAAAAAGGAATGACAAAATCTTCAACCATGGTTCATGATGAGTCCCGAGCAATAGGTAGGATTACACCTTCACTAGAAGAAATGGAGAATGATTTAAAGGACCTAGAAGAATTTAAGAAGGAATTTAAATAA
- a CDS encoding helix-turn-helix transcriptional regulator — MKNHIKAFRKSLTLSQADLAKLCKVSRQTINAIENDKYDPTLHLAFDIASVLNTTVDELFISDSNRK, encoded by the coding sequence ATGAAAAATCACATCAAGGCATTTAGAAAATCCCTTACATTATCCCAGGCAGATTTAGCTAAACTGTGCAAAGTATCCAGACAAACGATAAATGCGATTGAAAATGATAAATATGACCCTACTTTACATTTAGCTTTTGATATAGCCTCTGTGTTGAATACCACAGTAGATGAGCTTTTCATCAGTGATTCAAATAGAAAATGA
- a CDS encoding S1C family serine protease encodes MMDEHQNQVDPNQITTKERKQGFKWVFRLTTSLLAVAAILFIGAFSLNKANVFPFDSASSNVDKTSAEASSDSKEINTTQLSTSNSEEDAAVVEAVEKASGAVVGVKKYSQSQQMFESSQAGTGSGVIYKKESGSAYVVTNNHVIENAASLEVILSGGKKVKAELVGRDPFTDLAVLKMDGKNVENVAEFGSSKDLEVGETAIAIGNPLGMKFAGSVTKGIVSGLDRSMPVDINKDGKVDWQTDVLQTDAAINPGNSGGALINLSGKVIGINSMKIAKEEVEGLGFSIPTSTVKPIIQDLEQDGEVTRPFMGVSTRDLSSISARNQQEALNLPKDVDAGVVVAATKADSPADQAGLEKYDVITQADGNEIASLVELRKYIYENKEVGDEMELTFYRDGQQQTTTLTLGE; translated from the coding sequence ATGATGGATGAACATCAAAATCAAGTCGACCCAAATCAAATTACAACGAAAGAAAGAAAGCAAGGTTTCAAATGGGTGTTTCGTCTTACGACAAGCCTATTGGCTGTAGCAGCGATTCTATTTATAGGAGCCTTTTCCCTAAATAAAGCGAATGTCTTTCCGTTTGATTCCGCATCATCAAATGTCGACAAAACGAGCGCGGAAGCTTCCAGTGACAGCAAGGAAATCAATACAACGCAGTTATCCACGAGCAATTCCGAAGAAGATGCGGCTGTCGTAGAGGCAGTAGAAAAAGCATCGGGGGCAGTTGTTGGTGTTAAAAAGTATAGTCAGTCTCAACAAATGTTTGAAAGCAGTCAGGCTGGAACAGGTTCTGGTGTCATTTATAAGAAAGAGAGTGGCTCAGCATATGTCGTTACAAACAACCACGTTATCGAAAATGCTGCTTCCCTTGAGGTGATTTTAAGCGGAGGCAAGAAGGTGAAAGCGGAACTTGTTGGAAGAGATCCATTTACAGACTTAGCCGTTCTGAAAATGGATGGTAAGAATGTTGAAAATGTAGCTGAATTTGGTTCTTCTAAAGATCTAGAAGTTGGTGAAACTGCCATTGCGATTGGAAATCCACTCGGTATGAAATTTGCTGGCTCTGTCACGAAAGGAATCGTTAGTGGCTTAGACCGTTCCATGCCAGTAGATATTAACAAAGACGGAAAAGTAGATTGGCAGACAGACGTTCTACAAACAGACGCAGCCATTAACCCAGGTAATAGTGGTGGTGCCTTGATCAACTTAAGTGGTAAAGTCATTGGGATTAACTCTATGAAGATTGCGAAGGAAGAAGTAGAAGGACTAGGGTTCTCCATTCCAACCTCTACCGTGAAGCCAATTATTCAAGATCTAGAGCAAGACGGGGAAGTAACACGTCCGTTTATGGGAGTATCAACGAGAGATTTATCCTCCATTTCTGCACGTAATCAGCAAGAAGCACTGAATCTACCAAAAGATGTTGATGCAGGTGTGGTAGTAGCAGCTACAAAAGCAGACTCTCCTGCCGATCAAGCAGGATTAGAGAAATATGACGTCATCACTCAAGCGGATGGAAATGAGATTGCATCCCTAGTAGAGCTTCGTAAATATATCTATGAGAATAAAGAAGTAGGAGATGAAATGGAATTAACATTTTATCGTGACGGTCAACAGCAAACGACTACGCTAACATTAGGAGAATAA
- a CDS encoding peptidylprolyl isomerase, with translation MKKLIPVLLSIVAILSLAACSNGSESSSNSEVVASTKNGDVTKEEFYNKLVDQYGDSVLKKMVYDQVLSEKFSVSDEDVQKRLEQMKQQYGDQFQSVLEQNGFKNEKQFKQAIRSSMLKQKAAAEGVEVSDEEVKQYYENMKQEVKASHILVEDKETASEVQKKLNNGGDFAKLAKEYSTDQQSAQNGGDLGYISTGEMVLPFEKAAYNLEVGKVSEPVKSQYGYHIIKVTDKREKEDTSSIGKYEEMKDQLREELKSRKGSQENITEVMKNADVNIKIEDLKDKISFEAQTQSNK, from the coding sequence ATGAAAAAATTAATACCAGTATTACTGTCTATTGTAGCTATCCTATCATTAGCTGCATGCAGTAATGGCAGTGAATCATCATCTAATTCGGAAGTGGTGGCTTCCACGAAAAATGGGGACGTAACCAAAGAAGAATTCTACAACAAACTTGTCGATCAGTACGGCGATTCCGTTTTGAAAAAAATGGTTTATGACCAAGTCCTTTCTGAAAAGTTCTCTGTCTCTGATGAAGATGTACAAAAGAGATTGGAGCAAATGAAGCAACAGTACGGCGATCAATTCCAGTCTGTATTAGAGCAAAATGGATTTAAAAATGAAAAACAATTTAAACAAGCGATTCGCTCCTCCATGTTGAAACAAAAAGCAGCAGCTGAGGGAGTGGAAGTGTCAGATGAAGAAGTGAAACAATACTACGAGAACATGAAGCAAGAAGTAAAAGCAAGTCACATCCTTGTAGAAGACAAAGAAACTGCAAGTGAAGTCCAAAAGAAATTAAATAATGGTGGAGATTTTGCTAAACTAGCGAAAGAATATTCAACCGATCAGCAATCTGCCCAAAATGGCGGAGACCTTGGCTATATTTCTACCGGAGAAATGGTACTTCCATTTGAAAAAGCAGCCTACAATTTAGAGGTTGGGAAAGTTAGTGAACCCGTTAAATCTCAATATGGATACCATATTATTAAAGTAACCGATAAACGTGAGAAAGAAGACACCTCATCTATAGGAAAGTATGAAGAGATGAAGGATCAACTACGGGAAGAATTAAAGAGTCGAAAGGGTAGTCAGGAAAATATTACAGAAGTGATGAAAAATGCTGATGTAAACATTAAAATAGAGGATCTTAAAGATAAGATTTCTTTTGAGGCCCAAACGCAATCAAACAAGTAA
- a CDS encoding S41 family peptidase, translating to MNLKRRYLAALLVFSMILGGVATYTAVQFLQAGTGQAQTNQEESNKQASTDGEGQTSDESVGDILDGLKENNDGELSKVDKAYSLIQEKYVKDTESKELIEGAIQGMLDTLEDPYSTYMDKETMEQFNNSISSSFEGIGTEVSMVDGRVTIVSPFKGSPAEEAGLKPKDQIVSVDGENIEDMDLYDAVLKIRGEKGTTVSLEIDRPGVEENLTIDVKRDTIPIETVYSETKEVNGKKAGVLEVTSFSENTAADFDKKLKELEEKNIDGLVIDVRGNPGGLFTAAQDILENFIPKDTPYVQIENSDGEKKRYVSNLEEKKGYPIVVLIDEGSASASEILAGAMKEAGGYELVGTKSFGKGTVQQALPMGDGSNLKLTIYKWLTPDGNWIHEEGIKPTKKVELPEYYYTNPVQIDKTLEYDMNNDKIANVQKMLEGLGYDSGRKDGYFSKETQAAVEQFQKENDLKVTGTINEETGNKLQSSVVTKVQNKENDTQMKKALDVLFSK from the coding sequence ATGAACCTAAAAAGGCGTTATCTGGCCGCATTGCTCGTATTTTCCATGATCCTTGGAGGCGTTGCGACCTATACAGCAGTTCAGTTTCTACAAGCTGGGACAGGACAAGCACAAACGAATCAGGAAGAAAGCAATAAGCAAGCAAGTACAGACGGTGAGGGTCAGACGAGCGATGAATCCGTTGGGGATATTTTGGATGGTTTAAAAGAAAACAATGATGGTGAGCTATCCAAAGTTGATAAAGCCTATTCCCTTATTCAAGAGAAATACGTGAAAGACACGGAATCGAAAGAGCTAATTGAAGGTGCGATTCAGGGAATGCTGGATACGCTAGAAGATCCTTACAGTACGTACATGGATAAAGAAACAATGGAGCAATTTAACAATTCAATTTCCTCCTCATTCGAAGGAATTGGTACAGAAGTAAGTATGGTGGATGGAAGAGTTACCATTGTATCTCCATTTAAAGGCTCTCCAGCTGAAGAAGCTGGCTTAAAACCAAAGGACCAAATTGTCAGTGTTGACGGAGAAAATATTGAAGATATGGATTTGTATGATGCCGTACTTAAAATTCGTGGTGAAAAAGGAACAACCGTTTCACTCGAAATTGACCGTCCAGGTGTGGAAGAGAATTTAACGATTGATGTGAAGCGTGATACGATTCCAATCGAAACGGTTTACTCTGAAACAAAAGAAGTGAATGGCAAGAAAGCTGGCGTGTTAGAAGTTACGTCATTCTCTGAAAATACAGCAGCTGACTTTGATAAAAAGCTAAAAGAATTAGAAGAGAAAAACATAGATGGACTTGTCATTGATGTACGAGGTAACCCAGGTGGGCTATTTACGGCAGCTCAAGATATTTTAGAGAACTTCATTCCAAAAGATACACCATATGTACAGATTGAGAATAGTGACGGGGAGAAAAAGCGTTACGTTTCAAACCTTGAAGAGAAAAAAGGCTATCCAATTGTTGTATTAATAGATGAAGGTAGTGCATCAGCTTCGGAAATCCTAGCAGGCGCAATGAAAGAAGCGGGTGGCTATGAATTAGTTGGTACGAAGAGTTTTGGTAAGGGTACCGTTCAACAAGCACTTCCTATGGGAGATGGCAGTAACTTGAAGTTAACGATTTATAAATGGTTAACGCCTGATGGAAACTGGATCCATGAAGAAGGTATTAAGCCAACCAAAAAGGTGGAACTACCTGAATATTATTACACCAATCCAGTTCAAATTGATAAGACTCTAGAATATGATATGAACAACGATAAAATTGCCAACGTACAGAAGATGCTAGAGGGTCTTGGCTACGATTCTGGTCGTAAAGATGGGTACTTTAGCAAAGAAACTCAAGCAGCTGTAGAGCAATTCCAAAAAGAAAATGATTTAAAAGTAACAGGCACCATCAATGAAGAAACAGGTAATAAACTTCAATCTTCCGTCGTAACGAAGGTGCAAAATAAAGAGAATGATACGCAAATGAAGAAAGCTCTTGATGTATTATTTTCTAAATAA